GTCAGTTCGCCCTCGCCGCCCTCTTGTGCCTCGCGGTCGCGGCGCCAGCCTCGGCCCAGATGGCCGATTTTCCCGCCGTGACCGACGCCTCCCGCACCGAGGCGAACGGCGAGCGGGTCATCAGCCTCAGCGCGGTCGTCCCGGTCCCTCCGGCCCAGGTCTGGGAAGTGCTGACCACGCCCGAGGGCTGGGTCGCCCATCTCGGCGTCGCCAGAGCCGCGATCGATCCACGGCTCGATGGGGTGATCGAGGCCAGCTATGATCCGGCCGTGGCGCCCGGCTCGCCGGGGACCATCAAGAACCAGATCGTCGCCTATGTCCCCGGCCGAATGCTGGCGATCCGCAACATCCAGGCGCCGGCCGGATTCGCCCATGCCGAGGCGTTCGGCCGTACTGTGACCGTCATCACCCTGACCCCGAGTGGAGGCGGGACCCGGATCGATCTCGAGGGCGTCGGCTTCGTTCCGGGCGCGGCCTTCGACGCCCTCTACGGCCAGTTCCACACCGGTGACGCCTGGACCCTGCAGCAGCTTCACGACGGCCTGACGCCCAAACCCTGATCTGGACAACTCCGCCCCTTCGCCTATCGTGGTTCGTCGAGGGGGCGGGCATGGGGATTTCCACTCGAGATCGGGCTTCGGCCGGCTGGCGTCGCGGCCCGCTGCTGATCGGCCTTGCCGTCCTGATGGCGACGTGGGCGCCCCGGACGGGGCAGGCCTTCGGAACCGTGGCGGTCTTCGGTCAGCATGAAGAGCATGCGAAGATCACGGCCCTTGCCCTGAAGGACTCCGGCTTGGGCCCCATGACCCTGTGGGTGTTCGGCGGGGGGCGAGGGAAGTTCGGAGCCGTGGGCGCGCCGGACCGCCCCGGGCGAGGCCTGATCCTGAACGGCGCGGCCCATTGCGACGGCGGCGACTGGCTGCCGAGGGACGAATACCGCCAAACGCGCACCCAGGCGGCCGACCGCCTGAGGAATTGCCGCGCCTTCGTCTTCGACAGGCTGGAGGACGCGGTCACGGCCGCCGGTCAGATGCTGGACGCCCGGGGGCGGCCGATCCCGGCCCAGATTGCGGCCTCCGAGGACTGCCGGTTCCGGGGCAAGGACGAAGGTCCGGCGCGCTGCCGGGCGCTGGAGAATATGGGCCTCGTCTTTCACACCACCCAGGACTTCTATTCCCACACCAACTGGACCGACGCCCCGGTCAGCGCGGCGACGCCGTTCGAGGCCGCGCGTCTGGGCCATGACGCGCCCGCGCCGTGGATGGCCTCGACGGAGGCGGCCTTTCCCGAGGGACTGGTGTCCGGCTGCTTCAAATTCGTGCCCGAGTTTCTGTTCTGCCGGGGCCGCGTGCGCCACGCTGATCTGAACAAGGACGAAGGCCTGATCGACATGCGCGATCCGGCCGCCAGCACCGACGGCAAGGGGAGGGGCGCCGATGGCGGTTTCGCTCGCGCCGTCACCGCCGCCGTCGCCGACTCGCGTTCCAAATGGACCCTGTTCGAGACCCGGCTGGCCGAGCGTTACGGCCCCGAACGCGGACGACGGATGGCCTGCCTGATCCGCAGCGACGACCCCGGCGCCTGCGCCCCTAGTTGACCCCGCTCCACCCGCCCGCCGAGGCGTTGCGGGCCGCTTCATTGACCGGGCGGGCGATCAGGCCG
The genomic region above belongs to Brevundimonas goettingensis and contains:
- a CDS encoding SRPBCC family protein, with the protein product MMRQFALAALLCLAVAAPASAQMADFPAVTDASRTEANGERVISLSAVVPVPPAQVWEVLTTPEGWVAHLGVARAAIDPRLDGVIEASYDPAVAPGSPGTIKNQIVAYVPGRMLAIRNIQAPAGFAHAEAFGRTVTVITLTPSGGGTRIDLEGVGFVPGAAFDALYGQFHTGDAWTLQQLHDGLTPKP